Proteins from a single region of Spirochaetota bacterium:
- a CDS encoding ATP-dependent 6-phosphofructokinase, translated as MKIGILTSGGDSPGINAFIRALYYILEKNNIELYGIYKGYTGLINNEIKKLTRVNVENITNFGGTILKTSKYNPLNDPEDIQKIINNYRNNNFDFIIICGDFDTLRIAKELHKKGLNIFGVPQTIDNDIPETDYTLGFFSAIRNIVNSIEIIRSTNESHERDILVEIMGKDSGWLTVFSALSVKVEGFFIPEREASLEKIAEVFINRRKNGSNDNIVLIAEGVQIENISKKVDPNLIYPTIDRSGIVMVIAEKLEAYLKEKPKAVILSYIQRGGNPDIFDIILASRFAEKIYNLIQNNICGVYVTIKDNELSYSPLDVLNNKIKHVSDYYIDLAYKMVNN; from the coding sequence ATGAAAATAGGCATTTTAACTTCAGGTGGAGATTCTCCTGGTATAAACGCTTTTATTAGAGCTCTATATTATATTCTGGAAAAAAATAATATTGAATTATATGGTATTTATAAAGGATACACTGGTTTAATAAATAACGAAATAAAAAAGTTAACAAGAGTTAATGTTGAAAATATTACAAATTTTGGGGGAACAATTCTTAAAACTTCAAAATATAACCCTCTAAATGATCCAGAAGATATACAAAAAATTATCAACAACTACAGAAATAATAATTTTGATTTTATAATTATATGTGGTGACTTTGATACTTTAAGGATCGCAAAAGAACTTCACAAAAAAGGTCTTAATATTTTTGGAGTTCCTCAGACCATCGATAATGATATACCTGAAACTGATTATACTTTAGGTTTTTTTTCAGCAATAAGAAACATTGTAAACTCAATTGAAATAATTAGATCAACAAATGAATCTCATGAAAGAGATATTCTTGTAGAAATTATGGGCAAAGATAGTGGTTGGCTAACTGTTTTTTCAGCTCTATCAGTTAAAGTAGAGGGTTTTTTTATACCTGAAAGAGAAGCATCTTTAGAAAAAATAGCAGAGGTCTTTATTAATAGAAGAAAAAACGGCTCTAATGATAATATCGTTTTAATAGCTGAAGGAGTTCAAATTGAAAATATTTCTAAAAAAGTTGATCCAAATTTAATTTATCCAACTATTGATAGATCCGGAATAGTTATGGTAATTGCTGAAAAACTTGAAGCATATTTAAAAGAGAAACCAAAAGCAGTTATTCTTTCTTATATTCAAAGAGGAGGAAATCCTGATATTTTTGATATAATTTTAGCTTCAAGGTTCGCAGAAAAAATATATAATTTAATCCAAAATAATATTTGTGGTGTTTATGTTACTATAAAAGATAATGAACTTAGTTATTCTCCCCTTGATGTTTTAAATAATAAAATTAAACATGTTTCTGATTACTATATAGACCTTGCATATAAAATGGTAAATAATTAA
- a CDS encoding DUF2905 domain-containing protein — translation MLKEIGKVLFFTGIIFFIIGTILILIENIKIPFLKKIGNLPGDIKIKGKNFIFYFPLTTSIIISILLSLIFFFIKIIIKK, via the coding sequence ATGTTAAAAGAAATAGGAAAAGTTTTATTTTTCACAGGTATTATTTTTTTTATTATTGGAACTATATTAATATTAATAGAAAACATTAAAATACCATTTTTAAAAAAAATAGGAAATCTTCCAGGAGATATCAAAATAAAAGGAAAAAATTTTATATTTTACTTCCCTCTAACAACATCTATAATTATTAGTATTCTTCTATCATTGATATTTTTTTTTATAAAAATAATAATTAAAAAATAA